In Lepisosteus oculatus isolate fLepOcu1 chromosome 17, fLepOcu1.hap2, whole genome shotgun sequence, a genomic segment contains:
- the slx4ip gene encoding protein SLX4IP isoform X3 gives MLSLNVMQKMSPNKFVVKCGNFVVLVDLHILPLGSSEDTSWFAEQHKEEVSVLLKDAVDQRVKQYLEARRLQGQPKPRKELTQARPLCIKGEHFCLAAYIMKRHVNLRCIVKRQYRELRVFPERFVVCVSPPEEVPEHRGNQSPVVMGYDDAKTSAYFPITCETEDPLNSPKILKRDTLKKMAKLANTNADPSAKMERNEELGEEPPMVVMETGKGLGKDVFHSSWNARPRVQDIGTGGLEKCRRTNRVQSSSQLPSSVLGSSSGERQPDEADSQKQPRLMEQLSAGPQCGVPAPSSESASPQPKQSRERSKRRRHCSREEGEGAKKVCFGEAPVSPSELQILRQKGGGRKCAQKIKITTAEEVLREETVGITPLAVMFCMTKKPLTSF, from the exons TGTGGGAATTTCGTTGTGCTGGTGGATCTTCATATTCTGCCCCTGGGCTCCAGCGAAGACACCAGCTGGTTTGCTGAGCAGCACAAGGAG GAGGTCAGTGTGCTTCTCAAAGACGCAGTTGATCAGAGAGTCAAGCAGTACTTGGAAGCCAGACGTCTGCAGGGGCAGCCCAAGCCAAGAAAGGAATTAACACAAGCCAGACCACTGTGCATTAAAG GGGAACATTTTTGCCTTGCAGCTTACATTATGAAAAGGCATGTCAATCTGAGGTGCATCGTGAAGCGCCAGTACCGAG agcTACGTGTCTTTCCTGAGCGCTTTGTCGTGTGTGTGAGTCCTCCGGAAGAGGTACCAGAGCACAGAGGAAATCAGAGCCCTGTGGTG ATGGGCTACGATGATGCAAAAACTTCAGCCTATTTTCCCATCACCTGTGAAACTGAAGATCCATTAAACAGCCCCAAGATATTAAAGAGGGACACCCTGAAGAAAAT GGCAAAACTAGCAAACACCAACGCAGATCCCTCAGCCAAGATGGAGAGAAATGAGGAGCTGGGAGAGGAGCCACCCATGGTCGTCATGGAAACAGGGAAAGGGCTGGGGAAGGATGTGTTCCACAGCTCTTGGAATGCCAGACCCAGAGTTCAGGACATCGGCACAGGAGGACTGGAGAAGTGCAGGAGAACAAACAGAGTTCAAAGCAGCTCCCAGCTTCCTTCTTCTGTGCTGGGAAGCAGCTCTGGTGAAAGGCAGCCAGATGAAGCCGACAGCCAGAAACAACCTCGTCTCATGGAGCAGCTGAGCGCAGGGCCACAGTGCGGGGTCCCAGCTCCGAGCAGTGAGTCAGCATCGCCACAACCTAAACAGAGTCGGGAAAGGAGCAAGAGGCGAAGGCACTGCTCTCGGGAAGAGGGAGAGGGTGCCAAGAAAGTATGCTTTGGAGAGGCTCCAGTATCCCCCAGTGAG CTCCAGATCCTCAGACAGAAAGGAGGAGGTAGAAAATGTGCCCAGAAAATCAAGATTACGACGGCTGAAGAAGTCCTGAGGGAAGAGACAGTAGGGATAACGCCTCTTGCTGTAATGTTTTGCATGACAAAAAAACCTTTAACATCGTTTTAA
- the slx4ip gene encoding protein SLX4IP isoform X2 codes for MQKMSPNKFVVKCGNFVVLVDLHILPLGSSEDTSWFAEQHKEEVSVLLKDAVDQRVKQYLEARRLQGQPKPRKELTQARPLCIKGEHFCLAAYIMKRHVNLRCIVKRQYRELRVFPERFVVCVSPPEEVPEHRGNQSPVVMGYDDAKTSAYFPITCETEDPLNSPKILKRDTLKKMAKLANTNADPSAKMERNEELGEEPPMVVMETGKGLGKDVFHSSWNARPRVQDIGTGGLEKCRRTNRVQSSSQLPSSVLGSSSGERQPDEADSQKQPRLMEQLSAGPQCGVPAPSSESASPQPKQSRERSKRRRHCSREEGEGAKKVCFGEAPVSPSEVIMKTDSAESLIQTSMKKSPLVSKSCSAQESAKTTLDEELLTLGKSALKPLFTKNNTEQTNQNRLTTSIKDLSVKPVSSHSYISSRSSDRKEEVENVPRKSRLRRLKKS; via the exons TGTGGGAATTTCGTTGTGCTGGTGGATCTTCATATTCTGCCCCTGGGCTCCAGCGAAGACACCAGCTGGTTTGCTGAGCAGCACAAGGAG GAGGTCAGTGTGCTTCTCAAAGACGCAGTTGATCAGAGAGTCAAGCAGTACTTGGAAGCCAGACGTCTGCAGGGGCAGCCCAAGCCAAGAAAGGAATTAACACAAGCCAGACCACTGTGCATTAAAG GGGAACATTTTTGCCTTGCAGCTTACATTATGAAAAGGCATGTCAATCTGAGGTGCATCGTGAAGCGCCAGTACCGAG agcTACGTGTCTTTCCTGAGCGCTTTGTCGTGTGTGTGAGTCCTCCGGAAGAGGTACCAGAGCACAGAGGAAATCAGAGCCCTGTGGTG ATGGGCTACGATGATGCAAAAACTTCAGCCTATTTTCCCATCACCTGTGAAACTGAAGATCCATTAAACAGCCCCAAGATATTAAAGAGGGACACCCTGAAGAAAAT GGCAAAACTAGCAAACACCAACGCAGATCCCTCAGCCAAGATGGAGAGAAATGAGGAGCTGGGAGAGGAGCCACCCATGGTCGTCATGGAAACAGGGAAAGGGCTGGGGAAGGATGTGTTCCACAGCTCTTGGAATGCCAGACCCAGAGTTCAGGACATCGGCACAGGAGGACTGGAGAAGTGCAGGAGAACAAACAGAGTTCAAAGCAGCTCCCAGCTTCCTTCTTCTGTGCTGGGAAGCAGCTCTGGTGAAAGGCAGCCAGATGAAGCCGACAGCCAGAAACAACCTCGTCTCATGGAGCAGCTGAGCGCAGGGCCACAGTGCGGGGTCCCAGCTCCGAGCAGTGAGTCAGCATCGCCACAACCTAAACAGAGTCGGGAAAGGAGCAAGAGGCGAAGGCACTGCTCTCGGGAAGAGGGAGAGGGTGCCAAGAAAGTATGCTTTGGAGAGGCTCCAGTATCCCCCAGTGAGGTAATAATGAAAACAGATTCTGCTGAGTCTTTAATACAAACATCTATGAAGAAGTCTCCATTGGTATCCAAGTCATGCTCCGCTCAAGAATCAGCTAAAACCACACTGGATGAGGAGTTGCTTACTTTGGGAAAATCTGCCCTGAAACCTCTcttcacaaaaaataacacaGAGCAGACAAACCAAAACAGGCTGACCACAAGCATAAAAGACTTATCTGTCAAGCCTGTATCCTCTCATTCATATATTAGCTCCAGATCCTCAGACAGAAAGGAGGAGGTAGAAAATGTGCCCAGAAAATCAAGATTACGACGGCTGAAGAAGTCCTGA
- the slx4ip gene encoding protein SLX4IP isoform X1, which yields MLSLNVMQKMSPNKFVVKCGNFVVLVDLHILPLGSSEDTSWFAEQHKEEVSVLLKDAVDQRVKQYLEARRLQGQPKPRKELTQARPLCIKGEHFCLAAYIMKRHVNLRCIVKRQYRELRVFPERFVVCVSPPEEVPEHRGNQSPVVMGYDDAKTSAYFPITCETEDPLNSPKILKRDTLKKMAKLANTNADPSAKMERNEELGEEPPMVVMETGKGLGKDVFHSSWNARPRVQDIGTGGLEKCRRTNRVQSSSQLPSSVLGSSSGERQPDEADSQKQPRLMEQLSAGPQCGVPAPSSESASPQPKQSRERSKRRRHCSREEGEGAKKVCFGEAPVSPSEVIMKTDSAESLIQTSMKKSPLVSKSCSAQESAKTTLDEELLTLGKSALKPLFTKNNTEQTNQNRLTTSIKDLSVKPVSSHSYISSRSSDRKEEVENVPRKSRLRRLKKS from the exons TGTGGGAATTTCGTTGTGCTGGTGGATCTTCATATTCTGCCCCTGGGCTCCAGCGAAGACACCAGCTGGTTTGCTGAGCAGCACAAGGAG GAGGTCAGTGTGCTTCTCAAAGACGCAGTTGATCAGAGAGTCAAGCAGTACTTGGAAGCCAGACGTCTGCAGGGGCAGCCCAAGCCAAGAAAGGAATTAACACAAGCCAGACCACTGTGCATTAAAG GGGAACATTTTTGCCTTGCAGCTTACATTATGAAAAGGCATGTCAATCTGAGGTGCATCGTGAAGCGCCAGTACCGAG agcTACGTGTCTTTCCTGAGCGCTTTGTCGTGTGTGTGAGTCCTCCGGAAGAGGTACCAGAGCACAGAGGAAATCAGAGCCCTGTGGTG ATGGGCTACGATGATGCAAAAACTTCAGCCTATTTTCCCATCACCTGTGAAACTGAAGATCCATTAAACAGCCCCAAGATATTAAAGAGGGACACCCTGAAGAAAAT GGCAAAACTAGCAAACACCAACGCAGATCCCTCAGCCAAGATGGAGAGAAATGAGGAGCTGGGAGAGGAGCCACCCATGGTCGTCATGGAAACAGGGAAAGGGCTGGGGAAGGATGTGTTCCACAGCTCTTGGAATGCCAGACCCAGAGTTCAGGACATCGGCACAGGAGGACTGGAGAAGTGCAGGAGAACAAACAGAGTTCAAAGCAGCTCCCAGCTTCCTTCTTCTGTGCTGGGAAGCAGCTCTGGTGAAAGGCAGCCAGATGAAGCCGACAGCCAGAAACAACCTCGTCTCATGGAGCAGCTGAGCGCAGGGCCACAGTGCGGGGTCCCAGCTCCGAGCAGTGAGTCAGCATCGCCACAACCTAAACAGAGTCGGGAAAGGAGCAAGAGGCGAAGGCACTGCTCTCGGGAAGAGGGAGAGGGTGCCAAGAAAGTATGCTTTGGAGAGGCTCCAGTATCCCCCAGTGAGGTAATAATGAAAACAGATTCTGCTGAGTCTTTAATACAAACATCTATGAAGAAGTCTCCATTGGTATCCAAGTCATGCTCCGCTCAAGAATCAGCTAAAACCACACTGGATGAGGAGTTGCTTACTTTGGGAAAATCTGCCCTGAAACCTCTcttcacaaaaaataacacaGAGCAGACAAACCAAAACAGGCTGACCACAAGCATAAAAGACTTATCTGTCAAGCCTGTATCCTCTCATTCATATATTAGCTCCAGATCCTCAGACAGAAAGGAGGAGGTAGAAAATGTGCCCAGAAAATCAAGATTACGACGGCTGAAGAAGTCCTGA